In the Cellulomonas sp. C5510 genome, ATCGACGCGCTGAGCCGGCCCGATGACGGAGACCTGCTGATCGGCACCCTCACCGTCATCGCTTGGCTCGCCTGGGCCGCCTTCGCCGTGCCCCTCGTCGTCGAGCTGATCGCATCGCTCCGGGGCGTCCGCACCCCGCGCCTGCCGCTGCTCGGCCCCGCGCAACGAATCGCGGCCGGGCTCGTCGCCACCGCGGGCCTCCTGATGACTGCCCCTGTTGCATCGGCATCCGCCGCCTCGGCGGGTGACGCGACGGCCGTCTCGGCGATGACCCGCGTGCACCTCCAGGACGCCGACCGCGCCCAGGCGCCGGGAAGCTCCTCGTCAGACGCGGAAGGGGTAGACCCGGCTCAGCCTGCCTCGGTGACCGCTACGACGACGCTCCCCGCCGTCACCGTCGTGCGGGGCGACACCCTCTGGGATCTGGCCGAGCGTCACCTCGGCTCCGGGCACCGGTACACCGAGATCCGGGACCTCAACCTCGGGCGCGCTCAGCTCGACGGCCGCGCACTCACCGATGCCCACTGGATCTACCCGGGATGGCACCTCCTCCTTCCTGCGGACGCGGTCGACGTCGCCGCGCAGCCGGTGCTGCCTCCGGCACCCAGCGAGGCGCCTGAGCGCGCCGCCGCCGACTACACGGTCGCGCCGGGCGACACGCTCTGGGACATCTCCGCCGAACAGCTCGGCGATCCACTGCGCTACCCCGAGATCGTCGAACTCAACCGCGGCCGACCGCAGCCGGACGGAGGCACGCTCCAGGACCCGGACCTCATCCGCCCCGGCTGGACGCTCCGGCTCCCGGACGCCGTCGCAAGCAGCGCCGGTCCGTCGCCCGAGAAGCGCGATGACGCGCAGGTCGGTCCGGATGACGCGCCGCCGCTGGCCGATGACGCAGAGCTCGGAACCGCTCTACCGGAGACCCCCAGCGATGACACCCCCGCGAACCCCCATGACGCAGCGCGTCTCGACGATGACGGAAGCCGGGCAGCAGATGACGCAACGGGCGGCCGTCACGTCGCCGAACCGCCCGAGGAGCAGGTTCCCGCCGAGGACGGCAACCCGGCCGAGGTTCTCGATGCCCACGACGATGACGCCGACCTCGGGCAGAGGTTCGTCCTCGGACTCACGTCTCTGGCCGCAGCCGGAGTTGTCGGTGAACTGGCGAGGCGCCGCCGCCTCCAGCAACGCGCACGTCAGGTCGGACGGCGGATCACGCTCCCTGAAGAGGGCTCGCCTGCGCACCGAGCCGAGCGCACCCTTCGGACCGCGGAACCTCCACTGACGATCGCCGCACTCAAGCTGGCGTTCTCGCACCTCGCCACACGCTGCTACGAATCTGAGCGGGACCTTCCGCGCGTCGCCGCCGTCGTCGTGACACCGGACGAGGTCACACTGCACCTGAGCGACGACGACGACGCGCCTGTCACCCCCTTCACCGCAACAGGCGCTCGGACATGGTCAACACCGCACAGGGCACTCGCCTCGATGCAGATCGCGGACGACCCGGGCCGCCCGGAGCCCTTCCCGGCACTCGTGACACTCGGCCATTCCACCGACGGGACGCTTCTACTGAACCTCGAGGCGGCAGGGACGCTGACCATCGGTGGGGACCCGGCCGTTGCGGCCGACATCCGCCGGGCGCTCGTCGCCGAACTGGTCACCTCCGATCTCACCGGCCGCATCGGCCTGGTGGCCGGCCCGGACTTCGAGCCACTCGCCCGAGCGTGCGACCCCGCCCGACTACAGACCGCGGCGGCATCAGCGATCACCCGCACCGCCGATCGTCGGCTCAGCGATGTGCGCGACGCTCTGGAGGCAGCCGGTCTGGACGACACGCTGCAGGCCCGATCGGACCGGCTCATGGAGGACGTCTGGCTGCCCGTCGTCTTCGACTCTCCCGACGCCCCGAAGTGGCACCCGGGGCCCTGGACGGGCACCGTCGTCGTAAGGCTGGACGCCACGTCCGAGACCGGATGGACGGTGACGGCTGATGAGGCCGGCGCCCGCATCGAGCCGCTCGGTCTCCACGTCCGCCCCCAGCGCCTGAACGCAGAAGGGCTGCGCAGGCTGGTCGGGCTATTGGCACTCGCCCCACCGGTCGACGACGCCCAGTTGCAGCGCCCCACCCCGTTGACGGTGGAGATCCTCGACGCGGCGGCGGCACTCCCCCCGACCGAGG is a window encoding:
- a CDS encoding LysM peptidoglycan-binding domain-containing protein, which gives rise to MKQAVENRVHDAARRRGIDVIRGLLATVGIAGFVIGVPIALAAVAPIRVPSSVPSFGGIIDALSRPDDGDLLIGTLTVIAWLAWAAFAVPLVVELIASLRGVRTPRLPLLGPAQRIAAGLVATAGLLMTAPVASASAASAGDATAVSAMTRVHLQDADRAQAPGSSSSDAEGVDPAQPASVTATTTLPAVTVVRGDTLWDLAERHLGSGHRYTEIRDLNLGRAQLDGRALTDAHWIYPGWHLLLPADAVDVAAQPVLPPAPSEAPERAAADYTVAPGDTLWDISAEQLGDPLRYPEIVELNRGRPQPDGGTLQDPDLIRPGWTLRLPDAVASSAGPSPEKRDDAQVGPDDAPPLADDAELGTALPETPSDDTPANPHDAARLDDDGSRAADDATGGRHVAEPPEEQVPAEDGNPAEVLDAHDDDADLGQRFVLGLTSLAAAGVVGELARRRRLQQRARQVGRRITLPEEGSPAHRAERTLRTAEPPLTIAALKLAFSHLATRCYESERDLPRVAAVVVTPDEVTLHLSDDDDAPVTPFTATGARTWSTPHRALASMQIADDPGRPEPFPALVTLGHSTDGTLLLNLEAAGTLTIGGDPAVAADIRRALVAELVTSDLTGRIGLVAGPDFEPLARACDPARLQTAAASAITRTADRRLSDVRDALEAAGLDDTLQARSDRLMEDVWLPVVFDSPDAPKWHPGPWTGTVVVRLDATSETGWTVTADEAGARIEPLGLHVRPQRLNAEGLRRLVGLLALAPPVDDAQLQRPTPLTVEILDAAAALPPTEEADETSEAPRPTVRVELLGPVLITGLPDQAGHLSRRSTELLVYLALRGRATGPELDEALWYGERIDSQTRNSLVYRTRQRVGADVLPVVGADGIYRLGDMVTTDWADFQKHARQGLAAGIEGMDELRVAMNLVRDRPLLGVRDADYSWAEHDVQHMISTVVDIAHVLSRLLLGSGDVRGSLEAATRGLMVDACSSLLLDDALEAAEAGSDDATTDRLRRRLLDDMGQQDVLIPQRRP